The following coding sequences lie in one Globicephala melas chromosome 15, mGloMel1.2, whole genome shotgun sequence genomic window:
- the ZNF512B gene encoding zinc finger protein 512B isoform X1 produces MTDPFCVGGGRRLPGSSKSGPGRDGGRNEVRLPMLHDPPKLGLPVGRGGPTVPSQAPLCFDPGSPASDRTEGKKKGRPKAENQALRDIPLSLMNQWKDEFKAHSRVKCPNAGCWLEFPSIYGLKYHYQRCQGVRGCGLGKGRPGAHPALAVGLGVSTPALSTQGAISERLAFPCPFCEAAFTSKTQLEKHRIWNHMDRPLPAPKPGPVSRPVSVSRPVGVSKPIGVSKPVTVSKPIGISKPVTVSRPVPVTKPVPASRPVPVTKPVPASRPVPVTKAVPVTRPIPVTRSVPIAKPVTVNKPVPVTKPVTINKPVSVTKLVTVTKPVPVAKPVTVSRPIVVSKPVTVSRPIAISRHTPPCKMVLLTKSENRAPRAAGRSSGKKRAADGLDACPLPPKQARPENGEYGPSTTDQSSAFQLSTDPSSSPLSLGSRALGGKEAPRAAGPVSPPEEGAERTKHRRKQKTPKKFTGEQPSISGTFGLKGEAWASRAPVGPSTRGGRALSLHLPLPRALVGLAKAEDKARIHRAKKQEGPVPEEVRKRGPAPTSAVSKEVPAPGAHPAPGGPEEQWQRAIHERGEAVCPTCNVVTRKTLVGLKKHMEVCQKLQDALKCEHCRKQFKSKAGLNYHTMAEHSAKPCDAEASEAGEREEREWLRKVLKQVGRLRCPQEGCGAAFSSLMGYQYHQRRCGKPPCEVETPSFPCTHCGKTYRSKAGHDYHVRSEHAAPPPEEPADKGPEAEDLLGVERTPSGRIRRTSAQVAVFHLQEIAEDELARDWTKRRMKDDLVPETARLNYTRPGLPVLNPQLLEEWKNEVKEKGHVNCPNDCCEAIYSSVSGLKAHLASCSKGDHLVGKYCCLLCPKEFSSESGVKYHILKAHAENWFRTSADPPPRHKGPDSLVPRKEKSPAGGKKRGRKPKERPPEDPAPGTPPHRDDWPPGGRDKGARGSAGRKVGAGKAPEK; encoded by the exons ATGACCGATCCCTTTTGTGTTGGAGGAGGCCGCCGGCTCCCGGGGTCCAGCAAGAGTGGGCCTGGGAGGGATGGCGGCCGGAATGAGGTCCGACTTCCCATGCTTCACGACCCGCCGAAGCTAG GGCTGCCGGTAGGCCGGGGTGGGCCGACAGTGCCCAGCCAGGCTCCACTCTGCTTTGACCCGGGAAGTCCAGCCAGCGACAGAacggaagggaagaaaaaggggCGTCCGAAAGCCGAGAACCAGGCGCTCCGAGACATTCCT CTCTCCCTGATGAACCAGTGGAAAGACGAGTTCAAGGCGCACTCGAGGGTGAAGTGTCCAAACGCTGGGTGTTGGCTGGAGTTCCCCAGCATCTACGGGCTCAAGTACCACTACCAGCGGTGCCAAGGGGTAAGGGGCTGcggcctggggaaggggaggcctGGGGCCCACCCTGCCCTGGCTGTTGGCTTGGGGGTGTCCACGCCTGCCCTCTCCACCCAGGGTGCCATCTCAGAAAGGCTGGCCTTTCCCTGCCCCTTCTGTGAGGCTGCATTCACCTCTAAGACCCAGCTGGAGAAGCATCGCATTTGGAACCACATGGACCGACCCCTTCCTGCCCCCaagcctgggcccgtgagccggcCAGTCTCCGTCAGTCGGCCCGTTGGGGTCAGCAAGCCCATTGGAGTAAGCAAACCTGTCACAGTCAGCAAGCCCATCGGCATCAGCAAGCCGGTGACGGTCAGCCGGCCCGTGCCGGTCACCAAGCCAGTGCCGGCCAGCAGGCCCGTGCCAGTCACCAAGCCAGTGCCGGCCAGCAGGCCCGTGCCGGTCACCAAGGCTGTGCCGGTCACTAGGCCTATACCGGTCACCAGGTCTGTGCCAATCGCCAAGCCAGTAACAGTCAACAAACCAGTGCCGGTCACCAAACCAGTGACCATCAACAAGCCGGTGTCTGTGACAAAGCTTGTGACAGTTACGAAACCCGTGCCAGTTGCGAAGCCGGTGACGGTCAGCAGGCCCATTGTGGTCAGTAAGCCGGTGACGGTCAGCAGGCCCATTGCCATCAGCAGACACACGCCGCCCTGCAAGATGGTGCTGCTGACCAAGTCTGAGAACAGAGCTCCTCGGGCCGCGGGGAGGAGCAGCGGTAAGAAAAG GGCCGCAGACGGCCTGGATGCCTGCCCCCTCCCGCCCAAGCAGGCGAGGCCGGAGAACGGCGAGTACGGCCCGTCCACCACAGACCAGAGCTCAGCCTTCCAGCTGAGCACAGACCCCAGCAGCAGCCCCCTTTCTCTGGGCAGCAGAGCCTTGGGGGGCAAGGAGGCGCCGAGGGCCGCGGGCCCCGTGTCCCCGCCTGAGGAGGGTGCGGAGCGCACGAAGCACA gaaggaaacagaagacacCCAAGAAGTTTACGGGTGAGCAGCCCTCCATCTCAGGGACTTTCGGACTCAAAGGTGAGGCCTGGGCCAGCCGGGCACCTGTGGGGCCAAGCACACGCGGCGGCCGCGCCCTCAGCCTGCACCTGCCCCTCCCGCGTGCGCTCGTAGGCCTGGCCAAGGCGGAGGACAAAGCCCGCATCCACCGCGCCAAGAAGCAGGAGGGGCCGGTCCCTGAGGAGGTGCGGAAGAGGGGGCCAGCCCCCACCAGCGCTGTCAGCAAGGAGGTGCCGGCCCCAGGGGCCCACCCAGCCCCAG GTGGCCCTGAGGAGCAGTGGCAACGGGCCATCCACGAACGGGGGGAGGCCGTCTGCCCCACCTGCAACGTGGTCACCCGAAAGACCCTCGTGGGGCTCAAGAAGCACATGGAAGTGTGTCAGAAG CTGCAGGATGCGCTGAAGTGCGAGCACTGCCGGAAGCAGTTCAAGTCCAAGGCGGGCCTCAACTACCACACCATGGCGGAGCACAGCGCCAAG CCCTGTGACGCCGAGGCCTCGGAGGCGGGCGAGCGCGAGGAGCGGGAGTGGCTGCGGAAGGTGCTGAAGCAGGTGGGGCGGCTGCGCTGCCCCCAGGAG GGCTGCGGGGCCGCCTTCTCTAGCCTCATGGGCTACCAGTACCACCAGCGACGCTGCGGGAAGCCGCCCTGCGAGGTGGAGaccccttccttcccctgcaCCCACTGCGGCAAGACCTACCGCTCCAAGGCCGGCCACGACTACCACGTGCGCTCGGAGCACGCGGCCCCG ccCCCCGAGGAGCCTGCGGACAAGGGCCCCGAGGCTGAGGACCTGTTGGGTGTCGAGCGGACCCCCAGCGGCCGCATCCGCCGCACGTCGGCCCAGGTCGCTGTGTTCCACCTGCAGGAGATCGCGGAGGACGAGCTGGCCCGAGACTGGACCAAGCGGCGCATGAAGGACGACCTGGTGCCCGAGACTGCGCGG CTCAACTACACGCGGCCCGGCCTTCCTGTGCTGAACCCCCAGCTGCTGGAGGAGTGGAAGAACGAGGTCAAGGAGAAGGGCCACGTCAACTGCCCCAATGAT TGCTGCGAAGCCATCTACTCCAGCGTGTCCGGCCTCAAGGCCCATCTGGCCAGCTGCAGCAAG GGGGACCACCTGGTGGGGAAGTACTGCTGTCTGCTGTGTCCCAAGGAGTTCAGCTCCGAGAGTGGCGTCAAGTACCACATCCTCAAGGCCCACGCGGAG AACTGGTTCCGCACTTCGGCAGACCCGCCTCCCAGACACAAGGGCCCAGACTCCCTGGTGCCCAGAAAGGAGAAGAGTCCGGCTGGCGGGAAGAAGCGGGGCCGCAAGCCCAAGGAGCGACCCCCTGAGGATCCAGCCCCTGGGACGCCTCCCCACCGGGACGACTGGCCCCCAGGAGGCAGAGACAAGGGGGCCCGGGGCTCTGCTGGCCGGAAGGTGGGAGCCGGCAAGGCGCCCGAGAAGTGA
- the ZNF512B gene encoding zinc finger protein 512B isoform X2 has product MTDPFCVGGGRRLPGSSKSGPGRDGGRNEVRLPMLHDPPKLGLPVGRGGPTVPSQAPLCFDPGSPASDRTEGKKKGRPKAENQALRDIPLSLMNQWKDEFKAHSRVKCPNAGCWLEFPSIYGLKYHYQRCQGGAISERLAFPCPFCEAAFTSKTQLEKHRIWNHMDRPLPAPKPGPVSRPVSVSRPVGVSKPIGVSKPVTVSKPIGISKPVTVSRPVPVTKPVPASRPVPVTKPVPASRPVPVTKAVPVTRPIPVTRSVPIAKPVTVNKPVPVTKPVTINKPVSVTKLVTVTKPVPVAKPVTVSRPIVVSKPVTVSRPIAISRHTPPCKMVLLTKSENRAPRAAGRSSGKKRAADGLDACPLPPKQARPENGEYGPSTTDQSSAFQLSTDPSSSPLSLGSRALGGKEAPRAAGPVSPPEEGAERTKHRRKQKTPKKFTGEQPSISGTFGLKGLAKAEDKARIHRAKKQEGPVPEEVRKRGPAPTSAVSKEVPAPGAHPAPGGPEEQWQRAIHERGEAVCPTCNVVTRKTLVGLKKHMEVCQKLQDALKCEHCRKQFKSKAGLNYHTMAEHSAKPCDAEASEAGEREEREWLRKVLKQVGRLRCPQEGCGAAFSSLMGYQYHQRRCGKPPCEVETPSFPCTHCGKTYRSKAGHDYHVRSEHAAPPPEEPADKGPEAEDLLGVERTPSGRIRRTSAQVAVFHLQEIAEDELARDWTKRRMKDDLVPETARLNYTRPGLPVLNPQLLEEWKNEVKEKGHVNCPNDCCEAIYSSVSGLKAHLASCSKGDHLVGKYCCLLCPKEFSSESGVKYHILKAHAENWFRTSADPPPRHKGPDSLVPRKEKSPAGGKKRGRKPKERPPEDPAPGTPPHRDDWPPGGRDKGARGSAGRKVGAGKAPEK; this is encoded by the exons ATGACCGATCCCTTTTGTGTTGGAGGAGGCCGCCGGCTCCCGGGGTCCAGCAAGAGTGGGCCTGGGAGGGATGGCGGCCGGAATGAGGTCCGACTTCCCATGCTTCACGACCCGCCGAAGCTAG GGCTGCCGGTAGGCCGGGGTGGGCCGACAGTGCCCAGCCAGGCTCCACTCTGCTTTGACCCGGGAAGTCCAGCCAGCGACAGAacggaagggaagaaaaaggggCGTCCGAAAGCCGAGAACCAGGCGCTCCGAGACATTCCT CTCTCCCTGATGAACCAGTGGAAAGACGAGTTCAAGGCGCACTCGAGGGTGAAGTGTCCAAACGCTGGGTGTTGGCTGGAGTTCCCCAGCATCTACGGGCTCAAGTACCACTACCAGCGGTGCCAAGGG GGTGCCATCTCAGAAAGGCTGGCCTTTCCCTGCCCCTTCTGTGAGGCTGCATTCACCTCTAAGACCCAGCTGGAGAAGCATCGCATTTGGAACCACATGGACCGACCCCTTCCTGCCCCCaagcctgggcccgtgagccggcCAGTCTCCGTCAGTCGGCCCGTTGGGGTCAGCAAGCCCATTGGAGTAAGCAAACCTGTCACAGTCAGCAAGCCCATCGGCATCAGCAAGCCGGTGACGGTCAGCCGGCCCGTGCCGGTCACCAAGCCAGTGCCGGCCAGCAGGCCCGTGCCAGTCACCAAGCCAGTGCCGGCCAGCAGGCCCGTGCCGGTCACCAAGGCTGTGCCGGTCACTAGGCCTATACCGGTCACCAGGTCTGTGCCAATCGCCAAGCCAGTAACAGTCAACAAACCAGTGCCGGTCACCAAACCAGTGACCATCAACAAGCCGGTGTCTGTGACAAAGCTTGTGACAGTTACGAAACCCGTGCCAGTTGCGAAGCCGGTGACGGTCAGCAGGCCCATTGTGGTCAGTAAGCCGGTGACGGTCAGCAGGCCCATTGCCATCAGCAGACACACGCCGCCCTGCAAGATGGTGCTGCTGACCAAGTCTGAGAACAGAGCTCCTCGGGCCGCGGGGAGGAGCAGCGGTAAGAAAAG GGCCGCAGACGGCCTGGATGCCTGCCCCCTCCCGCCCAAGCAGGCGAGGCCGGAGAACGGCGAGTACGGCCCGTCCACCACAGACCAGAGCTCAGCCTTCCAGCTGAGCACAGACCCCAGCAGCAGCCCCCTTTCTCTGGGCAGCAGAGCCTTGGGGGGCAAGGAGGCGCCGAGGGCCGCGGGCCCCGTGTCCCCGCCTGAGGAGGGTGCGGAGCGCACGAAGCACA gaaggaaacagaagacacCCAAGAAGTTTACGGGTGAGCAGCCCTCCATCTCAGGGACTTTCGGACTCAAAG GCCTGGCCAAGGCGGAGGACAAAGCCCGCATCCACCGCGCCAAGAAGCAGGAGGGGCCGGTCCCTGAGGAGGTGCGGAAGAGGGGGCCAGCCCCCACCAGCGCTGTCAGCAAGGAGGTGCCGGCCCCAGGGGCCCACCCAGCCCCAG GTGGCCCTGAGGAGCAGTGGCAACGGGCCATCCACGAACGGGGGGAGGCCGTCTGCCCCACCTGCAACGTGGTCACCCGAAAGACCCTCGTGGGGCTCAAGAAGCACATGGAAGTGTGTCAGAAG CTGCAGGATGCGCTGAAGTGCGAGCACTGCCGGAAGCAGTTCAAGTCCAAGGCGGGCCTCAACTACCACACCATGGCGGAGCACAGCGCCAAG CCCTGTGACGCCGAGGCCTCGGAGGCGGGCGAGCGCGAGGAGCGGGAGTGGCTGCGGAAGGTGCTGAAGCAGGTGGGGCGGCTGCGCTGCCCCCAGGAG GGCTGCGGGGCCGCCTTCTCTAGCCTCATGGGCTACCAGTACCACCAGCGACGCTGCGGGAAGCCGCCCTGCGAGGTGGAGaccccttccttcccctgcaCCCACTGCGGCAAGACCTACCGCTCCAAGGCCGGCCACGACTACCACGTGCGCTCGGAGCACGCGGCCCCG ccCCCCGAGGAGCCTGCGGACAAGGGCCCCGAGGCTGAGGACCTGTTGGGTGTCGAGCGGACCCCCAGCGGCCGCATCCGCCGCACGTCGGCCCAGGTCGCTGTGTTCCACCTGCAGGAGATCGCGGAGGACGAGCTGGCCCGAGACTGGACCAAGCGGCGCATGAAGGACGACCTGGTGCCCGAGACTGCGCGG CTCAACTACACGCGGCCCGGCCTTCCTGTGCTGAACCCCCAGCTGCTGGAGGAGTGGAAGAACGAGGTCAAGGAGAAGGGCCACGTCAACTGCCCCAATGAT TGCTGCGAAGCCATCTACTCCAGCGTGTCCGGCCTCAAGGCCCATCTGGCCAGCTGCAGCAAG GGGGACCACCTGGTGGGGAAGTACTGCTGTCTGCTGTGTCCCAAGGAGTTCAGCTCCGAGAGTGGCGTCAAGTACCACATCCTCAAGGCCCACGCGGAG AACTGGTTCCGCACTTCGGCAGACCCGCCTCCCAGACACAAGGGCCCAGACTCCCTGGTGCCCAGAAAGGAGAAGAGTCCGGCTGGCGGGAAGAAGCGGGGCCGCAAGCCCAAGGAGCGACCCCCTGAGGATCCAGCCCCTGGGACGCCTCCCCACCGGGACGACTGGCCCCCAGGAGGCAGAGACAAGGGGGCCCGGGGCTCTGCTGGCCGGAAGGTGGGAGCCGGCAAGGCGCCCGAGAAGTGA
- the SAMD10 gene encoding sterile alpha motif domain-containing protein 10 — MPRCAQPPLAPADALRARTSARRRHPSELPERAPLSGIGSRCLAAQTRRARGPARARGRLGRGSGARSPPATRAALRPARGVCTGWGPAGPMFTELRTKPSPPRGRAGAVRAGFGERRDVDATAHFSFCRTLLEHTVSAESIPCPLPRTPGTSLTWHDSRSQRAAGSRQVKLLQQPGTEAPQGRLYSDHDGLYHTSPSLGGLTRPVVLWSQQDVCKWLKKHCPHNYLIYVEAFSQHAITGRALLRLNAEKLQRMGLAQEAQRQEVLQQLLRLQVREEGRSLQLLSQASFGNMS; from the exons ATGCCCAGGTGCGCACAGCCGCCCCTTGCCCCGGCAGACGCCCTCCGCGCTCGCACATCCGCGCGCCGCCGACACCCCTCGGAGCTCCCGGAGCGCGCCCCGCTCTCAGGGATCGGCAGCAGGTGCCTCGCCGCGCAGACTCGCCGGGCGCGGGGACCGGCTCGGGCGCGGGGCCGGCTGGGGCGGGGCAGCGGCGCGCGTTCCCCGCCGGCCACACGGGCCGCCCTGCGCCCGGCGAGGGGCGTGTGCACCGGCTGGGGACCCGCGGGCCCCATGTTCACGGAGCTGAGGACCAAGCCGAGCCCCCCGCGAGGCCGCGCCGGGGCTGTGCGCGCCGGATTCGGGGAGCGCCGGGATGTGGACG CCACTGCCCACTTCAGCTTCTGCCGGACCCTCCTGGAGCACACGGTGTCGGCCGAGAGcatcccctgccccctgcctcgGACCCCGGGCACCAGCCTCACGTGGCACGACTCCCGCAGCCAGAGGGCAGCTGGCAGCCGGCAGGTCAAGCTCCTTCAGCAGCCCGGCACCGAGGCCCCCCAG GGCCGGCTGTACTCTGACCACGATGGCCTGTACCACACAAGCCCCTCCCTGGGTGGCCTGACGAGGCCCGTGGTCCTGTGGAGTCAGCAGGACGTCTGCAAGTGGCTCAAGAAGCACTGTCCCCACAACTACCTCATCTACGTGGAGGCCTTCTCCCAGCACGCCATCACCG gccggGCACTGCTGCGGCTGAACGCGGAGAAGCTGCAACGGATGGGGCTGGCGCAGGAGGCGCAGCGGCAGGAGGTGCTGCAGCAGCTGCTGCGCCTGCAGGTGCGCGAGGAGGGGCGGAGCCTGCAGCTGCTCAGCCAAG CTTCCTTCGGAAACATGTCCTAG